One window from the genome of Hydra vulgaris chromosome 02, alternate assembly HydraT2T_AEP encodes:
- the LOC136077066 gene encoding uncharacterized protein LOC136077066, with protein sequence MEVIKCNILRTLPNIDGCVLNQVVKNLWEIGVENETDLYLVKVDDLVLLKPIQQRKLLESWAKESSEQSQNSVDFIVATQSSIQMVPTVEVKNNSTNSIMKIKHVSAADWYLTFVLPWAKMSKEVQDILAAGERPSTALQCAIIRIIINDFLAVCPKPLKKHLDVIASSMVAKYPKSFKDEYGTTVIHYQSL encoded by the exons atggaggttattaaatgtaatattttaagaacACTGCCAAATATTGACGGATGTGTTTTAAACCAGGTTGTGAAAAATTTATGGGAAATAGGTGTTGAAAATGAAACAGATCTCTACCTGGTTAAAGTTGATGATTTGGTTTTGCTAAAACCCATCCAACAACGCAAACTCCTTGAATCTTGGGCAAAGGAAAGCTctg aACAATCCCAAAACTCTGTAGATTTTATTGTGGCCACACAATCCAGCATACAAATGGTGCCCACAGTTGAAGTGAAAAATAACTCAACTAATTCga TAATGAAGATTAAACATGTAAGTGCTGCTGATTGGTATTTGACATTTGTTTTACCTTGGGCCAAAATGTCTAAAGAGGTACAAGATATATTAGCAGCTGGAGAAAGACCTTCAACAGCACTTCAGTGTGCAAttataagaattattataaatgatttcCTTGCTGTTTGCCCAAagccattaaaaaaacatttagatgtAATTGCATCTTCTATGGTTGCCAAATATCCTAAATCGTTTAAAGATGAGTATGGTACTACAGTGATTCACTACCAATCACTGTAG
- the LOC136076186 gene encoding uncharacterized protein LOC136076186 has translation MVSTNVYLAIAKKKLDLGNNSTWRSLWSTVESLSIKTKLLCILADNLGSHSIGGFCENFSTVSHFCRYCLATRAEFDFNPQFCGLDRTESSHNNSLFQLAQNNGNNFEGIKFNSPFNGLCGFHVSTGLPPCLAHDIFEGVASRDMYLFVKYFVSKRWFSFNNINRRINMQKYFEGDALDKPCEMNKTSSTEKLSGHAVQNWVFLRLFPLYIGIYILDFEDPVWLLYLRLKEIVEIICSPKIDIQHIAYLQVLINGYLSSRRELFSTSKLLPKHHYLSHYPQLILHYGPLMRVFTLRFEQKHSYFKKCARNFNNYKHVCKTLTETHQLLQSYNNSSIPSSKIYAVNTFSFNVKNFSSTISEAIITTCGQLPDTFSTHIVYQGTHYKKDLFLIFDFTKDHELPIFARILFLFFDTHGNEYALINEQNTQFVHELGMYEVCGENNEIRCIMIASLIDYLPLPSYKHCNRSFISLKHSVSCSSNNHRFT, from the coding sequence ATGGTGTCTACTAATGTATATCTAgctattgcaaaaaaaaaattagacctGGGGAACAACTCAACCTGGCGGTCACTCTGGTCCACAGTGGAAAGTTtatctataaaaacaaaacttctaTGCATACTAGCGGATAATTTAGGATCACATTCTATAGGAGgcttttgtgaaaattttagcACAGTTTCACACTTTTGTCGATACTGTTTAGCAACACGTGCAGAGTTTGATTTTAACCCTCAATTCTGTGGACTAGATCGAACAGAATCAAGCCACAATAATAGCCTGTTTCAATTAGCTCAGAATAATGGTAACAATTTTGAaggaataaaatttaattcaccATTTAATGGTTTATGTGGATTTCATGTGTCTACAGGTTTGCCACCATGCTTAGCTCATGATATCTTCGAAGGCGTTGCTTCACGAGatatgtatttatttgttaaatattttgttagtaaGCGATGGTTTTCATTTAACAACATCAACAGAAGAATTAACATGCAGAAATATTTTGAAGGAGATGCCTTGGATAAACCTTGTGAGATGAATAAAACTTCAAGTACTGAAAAGTTAAGTGGTCATGCAGTTCAAAACTGGGTGTTTTTGCGTTTGTTTCCCCTTTATATAGGAATTTACATTCTAGATTTTGAAGATCCTGTGTGGTTATTGTATTTAAGactaaaagaaattgttgagATTATATGTTCACCTAAAATTGACATTCAACATATTGCTTATCTGCAGGTTTTAATAAATGGTTATTTGTCTTCTCGTAGAGAATTATTCTCTACTTCTAAACTATTACCAAAACATCATTATTTGTCCCACTATCCACAGCTAATTTTACATTACGGGCCTCTAATGCGAGTTTTCACTTTAAGGTTTGAACAAAAGCattcttactttaaaaaatgtgccagaaattttaacaattacaaGCATGTATGTAAAACCTTAACAGAGACACACCAGTTGTTGCAATCATACAATAATTCAAGCATACCAAGTTCAAAAATTTATGCGGTCAATACATTTTCATTCAatgtcaaaaattttagttctaCCATTTCTGAGGCAATTATAACTACATGTGGACAACTGCCGGATACATTTTCTACCCATATTGTCTATCAAGGTACCCattacaaaaaagatttattcttgATTTTTGACTTTACAAAGGATCACGAACTTCCTATTTTTGCAagaattttgtttcttttttttgatacaCATGGAAACGAGTATGCTCTTATTAATGAGCAGAACACACAATTTGTGCATGAGCTTGGTATGTATGAGGTGTGTGGAGAAAATAATGAGATTCGATGTATAATGATTGCTTCTTTAATAGACTACCTTCCGCTACCATCTTACAAGCACTGCAATCGCTCTTTTATTTCCTTAAAACACTCTGTTTCATGCTCATCGAATAACCACAggtttacataa
- the LOC136077065 gene encoding uncharacterized protein LOC136077065 isoform X2, with amino-acid sequence MADCLHKTCAVCLTQFGKKSSKIQKITPAIETKIKTFVWSQYSLDVTNYPKVICNNCHRNLYDLDKNKVEYLGNWIVKISKIDRLHLRRSSNIKDIVDEISASNDSEHAKSSRLCSTCFGFVVQGVAHICTESRAVNNLIEAAEQLGPKYLERVASGILKHKMEAENICRGQKFQLATQGSPLNIVVGTPDKKTDRIELKQVSFGTVMELVKSLELSKNQTKNFCSKYRSSMGTQTCIEANIFEKIEALHNRIDEFYTSKEVGFMDGEEAITRTLVHVKDTSTFIQHVITERGIDPHDSILRIAMDSGQGFLKVTVNVFNPLEKTSSDSELDDAGVKRSFLIAIVEGVSEANDNLWKLIEPLNLNDVKFYVAFDLKCANSVFGISSHAGKYSCLYCEGSCTLEPGIKRTLRSLDDHYNNFTLDGKKKSKMSHFKNVTNPRLLYKEEDPETLLEELVPVPELHVLMGIVNKLAVLLVSVWPLFEKWLQSNYIMFRGYQGIGLDGNNASKFLKLVDILERDIINNGKYDLLPIVNCVRKFKCLQAEAFGMVAGDNISTAVLEFKKSYADLIEYVHATFEGIKLSVTWKVHIAVCHILPFLHSTDCGLGVYCEQTGEAIHHEFKKTWNRYKRRVNHIDYAKRLKSSVVEFASKNIK; translated from the exons ATGGCGGACTGTTTACATAAAACGTGTGCTGTTTGTCTTACACAGTTCGGGAAAAAGTCatctaaaattcaaaagatCACTCCAGCAATtgaaacaaagataaaaactttcGTCTGGAGTCAGTATAGTTTAGATGTAACCAACTATCCCAAGGTTATTTGTAACAATTGCCACAGAAACCTCTATGATCTCGACAAGAACAAGGTGGAGTACCTAGGGAACTGGATAGTGAAGATATCCAAA aTTGATAGATTGCATCTTAGAAGATCATCAAATATCAAAGACATTGTTGATGAAATCAGTGCTTCTAATGATTCTGAACATGCAAAGTCTTCCAGACTATGTTCAACATGCTTTGGCTTTGTAG tgcAAGGAGTGGCTCATATCTGTACAGAGAGCAGAGCTGTGAACAATCTCATTGAAGCGGCAGAACAGCTTGGACCTAAATATTTAGAACGGGTAGCCTCAG GTATACTTAAGCACAAGATGGAAGCTGAAAATATTTGTAGAGGACAGAAGTTTCAGTTGGCTACTCAAGGGTCTCCTTTGAACATTGTGGTTGGAACTCCTGACAAAAAAACTGACCGAATTGAGCTGAAACAGGTGTCCTTTGGTACTGTTATGGAGTTGGTTAAATCTCTTgagctttcaaaaaatcaaacaaagaatttttgttcCAAATATAGATCTAGTATGGGAACTCAAACCTGTATTGAAGCGAAcatctttgaaaaaattgaagctCTCCATAACCGTATAGATGAATTTTACACTTCTAAAGAAGTAGGTTTTATGGATGGAGAAGAAGCCATTACTAGAACATTGGTTCATGTAAAAGATACATCTACATTTATACAGCACGTCATTACAGAAAGAGGAATAGATCCACATGACTCCATATTGAGAATAGCTATGGATTCAGGTCAGGGATTCCTTAAAGTTACTGTAAATGTGTTTAATCCCCTGGAAAAAACTTCTTCAGATTCAGAGCTAGATGATGCTGGAGTAAAAAGATCCTTTCTTATAGCAATTGTTGAGGGGGTTTCTGAAGCTAACGATAATCTTTGGAAGCTTATTGAGCCCCTGAATTTAAACGATGTAAAGTTTTACGTTGCATTTGATCTAAAATGTGCAAATTCAGTGTTTGGAATTAGTAGTCATGCTGGGAAATACAGTTGTTTATATTGTGAGGGATCCTGCACTCTTGAGCCTGGAATTAAACGAACACTTAGGTCATTGGATGATCATTATAACAACTTTACCCTTGACGGAAAGAAGAAGTCAAAAATGTcacactttaaaaatgttacaaatcCAAGACTTTTGTACAAAGAGGAAGATCCTGAAACTCTTCTCGAAGAGTTGGTTCCTGTTCCTGAGCTCCATGTTCTAATGGGAATAGTAAATAAACTTGCAGTACTTCTAGTTAGTGTATGGCCTTTGTTTGAGAAGTGGTTACAATCAAACTACATCATGTTTCGAGGATACCAAGGCATAGGGCTTGACGGAAACAATGCAAGCAAGTTCCTGAAGTTGGTGGATATACTTGAAAGAGATATTATAAACAATGGAAAATATGACTTACTACCAATAGTAAACTGTGTTAGAAAGTTTAAATGCCTTCAAGCAGAAGCATTTGGTATGGTAGCAGGGGATAACATCAGCACTGCTGTTCTGGAGTTTAAAAAGTCCTATGCAGATTTGATTGAATACGTGCATGCCACATTTGAGGGTATCAAGCTCAGTGTTACATGGAAAGTTCACATAGCAGTATGTCATATACTTCCTTTTCTTCATTCTACTGACTGCGGCCTAGGAGTTTACTGTGAGCAAACAGGAGAAGCTATTCATcatgaattcaaaaaaacatggaaTAGATACAAACGAAGAGTTAACCATATAGATTATGCAAAACGACTAAAATCCAGTGTTGTCGAGTTTGcatcaaaaaacattaaataa
- the LOC136077065 gene encoding uncharacterized protein LOC136077065 isoform X1 — protein MADCLHKTCAVCLTQFGKKSSKIQKITPAIETKIKTFVWSQYSLDVTNYPKVICNNCHRNLYDLDKNKVEYLGNWIVKISKIDRLHLRRSSNIKDIVDEISASNDSEHAKSSRLCSTCFGFVVQGVAHICTESRAVNNLIEAAEQLGPKYLERVASGKYIKLFFNINTYLKFQIINIFYLCMLPGILKHKMEAENICRGQKFQLATQGSPLNIVVGTPDKKTDRIELKQVSFGTVMELVKSLELSKNQTKNFCSKYRSSMGTQTCIEANIFEKIEALHNRIDEFYTSKEVGFMDGEEAITRTLVHVKDTSTFIQHVITERGIDPHDSILRIAMDSGQGFLKVTVNVFNPLEKTSSDSELDDAGVKRSFLIAIVEGVSEANDNLWKLIEPLNLNDVKFYVAFDLKCANSVFGISSHAGKYSCLYCEGSCTLEPGIKRTLRSLDDHYNNFTLDGKKKSKMSHFKNVTNPRLLYKEEDPETLLEELVPVPELHVLMGIVNKLAVLLVSVWPLFEKWLQSNYIMFRGYQGIGLDGNNASKFLKLVDILERDIINNGKYDLLPIVNCVRKFKCLQAEAFGMVAGDNISTAVLEFKKSYADLIEYVHATFEGIKLSVTWKVHIAVCHILPFLHSTDCGLGVYCEQTGEAIHHEFKKTWNRYKRRVNHIDYAKRLKSSVVEFASKNIK, from the exons ATGGCGGACTGTTTACATAAAACGTGTGCTGTTTGTCTTACACAGTTCGGGAAAAAGTCatctaaaattcaaaagatCACTCCAGCAATtgaaacaaagataaaaactttcGTCTGGAGTCAGTATAGTTTAGATGTAACCAACTATCCCAAGGTTATTTGTAACAATTGCCACAGAAACCTCTATGATCTCGACAAGAACAAGGTGGAGTACCTAGGGAACTGGATAGTGAAGATATCCAAA aTTGATAGATTGCATCTTAGAAGATCATCAAATATCAAAGACATTGTTGATGAAATCAGTGCTTCTAATGATTCTGAACATGCAAAGTCTTCCAGACTATGTTCAACATGCTTTGGCTTTGTAG tgcAAGGAGTGGCTCATATCTGTACAGAGAGCAGAGCTGTGAACAATCTCATTGAAGCGGCAGAACAGCTTGGACCTAAATATTTAGAACGGGTAGCCTCAGGCAAGTATATTAAGCTgttctttaatataaatacatatttaaaattccaaataataaacatattttatttatgtatgttgCCAGGTATACTTAAGCACAAGATGGAAGCTGAAAATATTTGTAGAGGACAGAAGTTTCAGTTGGCTACTCAAGGGTCTCCTTTGAACATTGTGGTTGGAACTCCTGACAAAAAAACTGACCGAATTGAGCTGAAACAGGTGTCCTTTGGTACTGTTATGGAGTTGGTTAAATCTCTTgagctttcaaaaaatcaaacaaagaatttttgttcCAAATATAGATCTAGTATGGGAACTCAAACCTGTATTGAAGCGAAcatctttgaaaaaattgaagctCTCCATAACCGTATAGATGAATTTTACACTTCTAAAGAAGTAGGTTTTATGGATGGAGAAGAAGCCATTACTAGAACATTGGTTCATGTAAAAGATACATCTACATTTATACAGCACGTCATTACAGAAAGAGGAATAGATCCACATGACTCCATATTGAGAATAGCTATGGATTCAGGTCAGGGATTCCTTAAAGTTACTGTAAATGTGTTTAATCCCCTGGAAAAAACTTCTTCAGATTCAGAGCTAGATGATGCTGGAGTAAAAAGATCCTTTCTTATAGCAATTGTTGAGGGGGTTTCTGAAGCTAACGATAATCTTTGGAAGCTTATTGAGCCCCTGAATTTAAACGATGTAAAGTTTTACGTTGCATTTGATCTAAAATGTGCAAATTCAGTGTTTGGAATTAGTAGTCATGCTGGGAAATACAGTTGTTTATATTGTGAGGGATCCTGCACTCTTGAGCCTGGAATTAAACGAACACTTAGGTCATTGGATGATCATTATAACAACTTTACCCTTGACGGAAAGAAGAAGTCAAAAATGTcacactttaaaaatgttacaaatcCAAGACTTTTGTACAAAGAGGAAGATCCTGAAACTCTTCTCGAAGAGTTGGTTCCTGTTCCTGAGCTCCATGTTCTAATGGGAATAGTAAATAAACTTGCAGTACTTCTAGTTAGTGTATGGCCTTTGTTTGAGAAGTGGTTACAATCAAACTACATCATGTTTCGAGGATACCAAGGCATAGGGCTTGACGGAAACAATGCAAGCAAGTTCCTGAAGTTGGTGGATATACTTGAAAGAGATATTATAAACAATGGAAAATATGACTTACTACCAATAGTAAACTGTGTTAGAAAGTTTAAATGCCTTCAAGCAGAAGCATTTGGTATGGTAGCAGGGGATAACATCAGCACTGCTGTTCTGGAGTTTAAAAAGTCCTATGCAGATTTGATTGAATACGTGCATGCCACATTTGAGGGTATCAAGCTCAGTGTTACATGGAAAGTTCACATAGCAGTATGTCATATACTTCCTTTTCTTCATTCTACTGACTGCGGCCTAGGAGTTTACTGTGAGCAAACAGGAGAAGCTATTCATcatgaattcaaaaaaacatggaaTAGATACAAACGAAGAGTTAACCATATAGATTATGCAAAACGACTAAAATCCAGTGTTGTCGAGTTTGcatcaaaaaacattaaataa
- the LOC136076187 gene encoding uncharacterized protein LOC136076187 has protein sequence MRFVETRLCDLKNNYREKNIKAKKSENLSYLSCIYLNATSLNNKFEEFKVLCHLNEPNIIGVTETWFSETSITCVENFCLYRSDRKDGRVGGGVCIYVNSEITSYEVNEKWLLTTDLEQIWTVLVFGNDKYLVGCIYRPNDVVDMELFRNVFRTAREYVDKRGFKDLLIMGDFNFPKIEWSDGAVHAINSSEHSIEHHFSEIINDEFLIQHVAIPTFQLNESTYENTLDLLFTVNEQRLFQVETNAVLGNISKGHLVICFKYALNHYETKTVASNRKYILKKADFAGMNKFFTNTDWVNIFDAINVQEMYDTLIFYVNEACQKYIPYHSSKNRTRKGIFWIDNELKELVKNKRRMRHLNCCTNWKNKNMVNEYKALCKAVKIETRKARKKYERELVYKSIRNKKTKIFKTLSLERATKYYQNLDRDVGVNI, from the coding sequence ATGCGATTCGTGGAAACGAGATTGtgcgatttaaaaaacaattatagagaaaaaaatataaaagcgaaAAAAAGCGAAAATTTATCGTATTTATCCTGTATATATTTGAATGCCACTTCACTAAACAACAAGTTTGAGGAATTTAAAGTATTGTGTCACCTGAATGAACCAAACATAATCGGAGTAACGGAAACATGGTTTAGTGAAACTTCAATTACGTGTGTGGAAAATTTTTGCTTATATCGTAGCGACAGAAAAGATGGCCGCGTGGGCGGAGGAGTTTGTATTTACGTGAATAGCGAAATAACGTCTTATGAAGTAAATGAAAAATGGCTATTGACGACTGACTTAGAACAAATCTGGACTGTACTAGTTTTCGGGAACGACAAATATTTGGTAGGATGCATATACCGACCAAACGATGTGGTAGATATGGAACTGTTCAGAAATGTTTTCAGAACTGCAAGAGAATATGTGGACAAACGGGGttttaaagatcttttaataatgggtgattttaattttccgAAAATTGAATGGTCAGATGGAGCAGTTCATGCAATAAATTCCAGTGAACACTCGATAGAACATCATTTCTCGGAAATAATAAACGACGAATTTCTAATTCAGCACGTCGCGATACCTACTTTTCAACTAAACGAATCAACGTACGAGAATACATTGGATTTACTGTTCACAGTAAACGAACAAAGATTATTTCAAGTTGAGACAAATGCGGTATTAGGGAATATAAGCAAAGGACATCTTGtaatttgctttaaatatgCACTCAATCACTATGAGACAAAAACTGTAGCTAGCAATcggaaatatattttaaaaaaagctgacTTCGCAggaatgaacaaattttttacaaatacagaCTGGGTAAACATTTTTGATGCAATTAATGTCCAGGAGATGTACGACACgctcattttttatgttaacgaagcttgtcaaaaatatataccGTATCACAGCTCGAAAAACAGGACTCGTAAAGGAATTTTTTGGATTGACAATGAACTAAAAGAACTTGTGAAGAACAAAAGACGAATGAGACATTTAAACTGTTGCACAAattggaaaaacaaaaatatggtAAACGAATACAAAGCATTGTGTAAAGCAGTTAAAATTGAAACGAGAAAAGCCAGAAAAAAATACGAACGCGAACTGGTCTACAAATCGATTAGAAACAAGAAGacgaaaattttcaaaactctttcACTAGAGAGGGCGACCAAGTATTACCAGAATTTGGATCGAGATGTGGGGGtaaatatttag